Proteins from a genomic interval of Staphylococcus debuckii:
- a CDS encoding single-stranded DNA-binding protein: MTNLTILTGRITKDLELKQAGQTQVTNFSLAVDNPFKRDDTSFFDIAAFGKTAQLLTDYCGKGSKILIEGQLKQDRFQDKEGNNRSVVRVIANRIEFLDSKGSKQQNNQPQQQRGQAPAGNNPFANANDDISESELPF; the protein is encoded by the coding sequence ATGACTAACTTAACTATTTTAACGGGACGTATCACTAAAGATTTGGAACTAAAACAAGCAGGTCAAACACAGGTAACTAATTTTTCACTGGCAGTAGATAATCCATTCAAAAGAGATGACACTTCATTCTTTGACATTGCAGCATTTGGTAAAACTGCTCAACTACTCACTGACTATTGTGGTAAAGGAAGCAAAATTTTAATCGAAGGGCAATTGAAACAAGATAGATTTCAAGATAAAGAAGGCAACAATCGTTCAGTAGTACGAGTGATTGCGAACAGAATTGAATTCTTAGATAGCAAAGGCAGTAAACAACAAAACAATCAACCTCAACAGCAACGAGGACAAGCACCAGCAGGCAATAACCCGTTTGCAAATGCTAACGACGATATTTCAGAATCGGAACTTCCTTTCTGA
- the sufB gene encoding Fe-S cluster assembly protein SufB produces the protein MAKQAPDVGDYKYGFHDEDVSIFRSERGLTENIVTEISKMKEEPQWMLDFRLKALKLFYKMPMPQWGGDLSELNFDDITYYVKPSEHAERSWDEVPEEIKRTFDRLGIPEAEQKYLAGVSAQYESEVVYQNMEQELEEKGVIFKDTDSALREHEELFKEYFASVVPAGDNKFAALNSAVWSGGSFIYVPKNIKLDTPLQAYFRINSENMGQFERTLIIADEGASVNYVEGCTAPVYTTNSLHSAVVEIFVHKDAHVRYTTIQNWANNVYNLVTKRTMVHENGNMEWVDGNLGSKLTMKYPNCVLAGEGAKGSTLSIALAGKGQVQDAGAKMIHLAPNTSSTIVSKSISKDGGKVVYRGIVKFGRKAKGARANIECDTLILDNKSTSDTIPYNEIMNDDISLEHEAKVSKVSEEQLFYLMSRGISEEEATEMIVMGFIEPFTKELPMEYAVEMNRLIKFEMEGSIG, from the coding sequence ATGGCTAAACAAGCACCTGATGTTGGGGATTACAAATATGGTTTCCACGACGAAGATGTTTCCATTTTCAGATCAGAACGCGGATTAACAGAAAATATCGTAACTGAAATTTCTAAAATGAAAGAAGAACCTCAATGGATGCTAGACTTCCGTCTAAAAGCTTTGAAGTTATTCTATAAAATGCCGATGCCACAATGGGGCGGCGACTTGTCAGAATTAAACTTTGACGACATCACTTATTATGTTAAACCTTCAGAACATGCAGAACGTTCTTGGGATGAAGTACCTGAAGAAATCAAACGTACTTTCGACCGTTTAGGTATCCCTGAAGCAGAACAAAAATACCTTGCTGGTGTTTCTGCGCAATACGAATCTGAAGTCGTTTATCAAAATATGGAGCAAGAATTAGAAGAAAAAGGTGTTATCTTTAAAGATACTGACTCTGCATTGAGAGAACATGAAGAATTATTCAAAGAATATTTCGCATCAGTTGTTCCTGCTGGCGATAATAAATTCGCTGCATTAAACTCAGCAGTTTGGTCAGGTGGTTCATTCATCTACGTACCAAAAAATATTAAATTAGATACACCATTACAAGCATACTTCCGTATCAACTCAGAAAACATGGGTCAATTCGAACGTACATTGATTATTGCTGATGAAGGAGCGTCTGTAAACTATGTTGAAGGATGTACAGCTCCTGTTTATACAACAAACTCTTTACACTCAGCTGTAGTTGAAATCTTTGTACACAAAGATGCTCATGTGCGTTATACTACAATTCAAAACTGGGCTAACAACGTTTATAACTTAGTTACTAAACGTACAATGGTTCATGAGAATGGTAATATGGAATGGGTTGACGGTAACTTAGGTTCTAAATTGACAATGAAATACCCTAACTGTGTATTAGCAGGCGAAGGTGCTAAAGGCAGCACACTTTCAATTGCATTAGCAGGTAAAGGTCAAGTACAAGATGCCGGCGCTAAAATGATTCACTTAGCACCTAACACATCTTCTACTATCGTTTCTAAATCAATTTCTAAAGATGGCGGTAAAGTTGTTTATCGCGGTATCGTTAAATTCGGTCGTAAAGCCAAAGGTGCACGTGCGAACATCGAATGTGATACGTTAATCTTAGATAACAAATCAACTTCAGATACTATTCCTTATAATGAAATCATGAACGATGACATTTCATTAGAACACGAAGCTAAAGTATCTAAAGTATCAGAAGAACAACTCTTCTACTTGATGAGTCGCGGTATTTCAGAAGAAGAAGCTACTGAAATGATCGTAATGGGCTTCATCGAACCATTTACTAAAGAACTACCAATGGAATATGCAGTAGAAATGAACCGTTTGATTAAATTCGAAATGGAAGGTAGTATCGGATAG
- a CDS encoding XRE family transcriptional regulator: MAFKNSIKEIRLKNKLSKVEMAKKLDVSEGTIRMWESGKNEPRMGMVEKISDLFNVSKGYLLGEIDSVALPKFEQDVELSYYGKVSAGNFEEVAVESSTIKVPSSIFNGRKPSECIALQINGDSMNKILANGSYIVVHDYRINQDYKLNSNDILVLRIGGEYTVKRVRRTETKLHLDPVSYSDEFKTNSYELDSIDEIEVIGKVIYNYQIFD; the protein is encoded by the coding sequence ATGGCTTTCAAAAATTCCATCAAAGAAATCAGACTAAAAAACAAACTTTCAAAAGTTGAAATGGCAAAAAAACTAGATGTTTCTGAAGGTACAATAAGAATGTGGGAAAGTGGCAAAAATGAACCTAGAATGGGCATGGTAGAAAAGATTTCCGATTTATTTAATGTTTCTAAAGGGTATCTTTTGGGAGAAATTGATAGTGTAGCTTTACCTAAATTCGAACAAGATGTTGAACTTTCATATTACGGTAAGGTTTCTGCTGGTAATTTTGAAGAAGTGGCAGTTGAATCCTCTACTATTAAAGTTCCTTCTTCAATATTTAACGGACGCAAACCAAGCGAATGTATTGCTTTACAAATCAATGGAGACAGTATGAATAAAATCCTTGCCAATGGTTCATATATAGTCGTACACGATTATAGAATCAATCAAGATTACAAATTAAATAGTAACGATATTTTAGTCTTACGCATCGGTGGAGAATACACTGTCAAACGCGTTAGGCGCACTGAAACAAAGCTACATTTAGATCCAGTAAGTTATTCTGATGAGTTCAAGACTAATTCTTATGAGTTAGATTCAATTGATGAAATAGAAGTTATAGGTAAAGTTATCTATAATTACCAAATATTCGATTAA
- a CDS encoding helix-turn-helix transcriptional regulator: MTELTLKEWRSRKNYTQQELAKVIGISPSTYNIWENNPEIIKPKDAFKIANALNVSINEIIFLKEQSYFKYVLVGEKQKASN; this comes from the coding sequence ATGACAGAACTTACATTGAAAGAATGGAGATCTAGAAAAAATTATACACAACAAGAACTAGCTAAAGTTATTGGTATTTCTCCTTCAACATATAATATTTGGGAAAATAATCCTGAAATAATTAAACCGAAAGATGCGTTTAAAATAGCAAATGCACTTAACGTATCTATTAATGAGATTATTTTTTTAAAAGAACAATCGTATTTTAAATACGTTTTAGTGGGAGAGAAACAAAAAGCATCAAATTAA
- the sufC gene encoding Fe-S cluster assembly ATPase SufC yields the protein MPSTLEIKDLHVSIEDKEILKGVNLTINTGEIHAVMGPNGTGKSTLSAAIMGHPAYTVTQGEVLLDGVNVLELEVDERAKAGLFLAMQYPSEITGVTNADFMRSAINAKREEGKEINLMQFIKKLDKEMEFLDMDPNMAQRYLNEGFSGGEKKRNEILQLMMLQPKFAILDEIDSGLDIDALKVVSKGINEMRGDDFGSLIITHYQRLLNYITPDFVHVMYNGKIVKTGGEELAQRLESEGYEWVKEEFSEA from the coding sequence ATGCCATCAACATTGGAGATTAAAGACTTACACGTGTCTATTGAGGATAAAGAAATCTTAAAAGGCGTTAATTTAACAATTAACACTGGAGAAATTCATGCAGTTATGGGACCAAACGGAACTGGTAAATCTACATTATCAGCAGCTATCATGGGTCACCCTGCATACACTGTTACACAAGGTGAAGTATTACTTGACGGTGTAAATGTTTTAGAATTAGAAGTAGATGAACGTGCTAAAGCAGGTTTATTCTTAGCAATGCAATATCCATCAGAAATTACTGGTGTAACGAATGCAGACTTCATGCGTTCAGCTATCAATGCGAAACGTGAAGAAGGTAAAGAAATCAACTTAATGCAATTCATTAAGAAATTAGATAAAGAGATGGAATTCTTGGATATGGATCCAAACATGGCACAACGTTACCTTAACGAAGGATTCTCTGGCGGTGAGAAAAAACGTAACGAAATCTTACAACTTATGATGTTGCAACCTAAATTTGCAATCCTTGATGAAATCGACTCTGGTTTAGACATCGACGCATTGAAAGTTGTATCTAAAGGTATCAACGAAATGCGTGGCGATGACTTCGGTTCATTAATTATTACGCACTACCAACGCTTATTAAATTACATCACTCCAGACTTCGTACACGTTATGTACAATGGTAAAATCGTGAAAACAGGCGGAGAAGAATTAGCACAACGTCTTGAAAGCGAAGGTTACGAATGGGTTAAAGAAGAATTCAGTGAAGCATAA
- a CDS encoding DUF1071 domain-containing protein, translating to MTEQTLFNQLNQKDVNDHVEKKNGLTYLAWSYAHQELKKIDPEYTIKTHEFPHPDVARDDYFVPYLSTPEGYFVQVSVTVKGHTETEWLPVLDFRNKSLAKGSATTFDINKAQKRCFVKAAALHGLGLYIYNGEEVPSASDNDITELEERINQFVTLSQEKGRDATLDKTMRWLGIQNINKVTKKDIAVAHQKLDAGLKQLDKENNND from the coding sequence ATGACTGAGCAAACATTATTTAATCAACTTAACCAAAAAGATGTAAACGATCATGTAGAAAAGAAAAACGGACTTACTTATTTAGCGTGGTCATATGCTCATCAAGAATTAAAAAAGATTGACCCTGAATACACAATTAAAACTCATGAATTCCCCCACCCCGATGTAGCTAGAGATGACTATTTTGTGCCTTACCTTTCTACACCAGAGGGCTACTTCGTACAAGTATCAGTTACAGTCAAAGGTCATACAGAGACAGAATGGTTGCCAGTATTGGACTTTAGAAACAAATCGTTAGCAAAAGGTAGCGCAACTACATTCGATATCAATAAAGCGCAGAAACGTTGTTTTGTAAAAGCTGCTGCACTACATGGACTAGGCCTTTACATTTACAACGGTGAAGAAGTACCAAGTGCAAGCGATAACGATATTACAGAATTAGAAGAACGTATCAACCAATTTGTAACGTTATCACAAGAAAAAGGTAGAGACGCAACATTAGATAAAACAATGCGTTGGTTAGGTATTCAAAACATTAACAAAGTTACTAAAAAAGATATTGCAGTAGCTCATCAAAAATTAGACGCCGGACTAAAACAATTAGACAAGGAGAATAATAATGACTAA
- a CDS encoding putative HNHc nuclease, with protein sequence MANIKSYIQQDDGTITAVIEGVTLENKDFLLLDNGLEVECEVKAIDPFLITDKQRKKIFALCNDIEAHTGQPRDYMRYMFMDYVSVLYGYDMTLSLSDCTRSQAKQIIEVIIDWVFYNDIPLNHKTSDLMKEDKAFLYWSTVNRNCVICGKRGELAHHKAIGRGANRKKMGHYGYEVLCLCREHHQSQHDMGVNSFDKLHQLENSWIPVDRRLNKMLKGGKMNDNK encoded by the coding sequence GTGGCTAATATCAAATCATACATCCAACAAGATGATGGCACAATAACTGCCGTCATCGAGGGTGTAACTTTAGAAAACAAAGATTTCTTACTGTTAGATAACGGACTAGAAGTTGAATGTGAAGTTAAAGCTATCGATCCATTCCTAATCACAGATAAACAGCGCAAAAAGATATTCGCCTTATGTAACGACATAGAAGCACACACAGGGCAACCACGTGACTATATGCGGTATATGTTCATGGATTACGTATCAGTCCTTTACGGCTATGATATGACCCTCTCATTGAGTGACTGCACAAGAAGCCAAGCGAAACAAATTATAGAGGTCATTATAGACTGGGTTTTCTATAACGATATTCCACTCAACCATAAAACAAGCGACCTCATGAAAGAGGATAAAGCCTTTCTTTACTGGTCAACGGTCAATCGAAACTGTGTTATATGCGGAAAACGTGGAGAGCTTGCTCATCACAAAGCAATCGGAAGAGGTGCTAATCGTAAGAAAATGGGCCACTACGGTTACGAAGTGCTGTGTCTTTGTAGAGAACATCATCAGTCACAGCATGACATGGGTGTTAACAGTTTCGATAAGCTACATCAACTAGAAAATTCTTGGATTCCAGTAGACCGACGATTAAACAAAATGTTGAAAGGAGGAAAGATGAATGATAACAAATGA
- a CDS encoding phage antirepressor KilAC domain-containing protein: MQDLQEIKIENNSELGPVVSSRIVAKELNRRHDNVKRDLEQILMSSNVSTLIFPSNYKDSRGRKQKEYLLTKDGFTLYMFNIQGHNDFKMAYINKFNEMENALQNRLPGTYKEALIELLETVERNEQLELENNMQKQKIAEYEPKASYLDAILNNKSLVTVGQIAKDYGMSAQALNKLLHKLKVQYKQSGQWLLYSNLHDEGYTHSSTTEIEHKDGSTSVRMNTKWTQKGRLFIYDLLKDNNILPTIERN, translated from the coding sequence ATGCAAGATTTACAAGAAATCAAAATTGAAAATAATTCGGAATTAGGGCCAGTCGTTTCTAGTCGAATAGTAGCTAAAGAATTAAATCGTAGACATGACAATGTTAAGAGAGATTTAGAACAAATTTTAATGTCCTCAAATGTGAGTACATTAATCTTTCCTAGTAACTACAAAGATTCACGAGGTAGAAAACAAAAAGAATATCTACTTACTAAAGATGGTTTCACTTTATACATGTTCAATATTCAGGGTCATAACGATTTTAAAATGGCATACATCAACAAATTTAACGAAATGGAAAACGCGCTTCAAAACAGATTGCCAGGAACTTATAAAGAAGCATTGATTGAATTGTTAGAAACAGTTGAACGCAATGAACAATTAGAGCTCGAAAACAACATGCAGAAACAAAAGATAGCGGAATATGAACCTAAAGCTTCTTATCTAGACGCAATTTTGAACAACAAAAGTTTAGTGACAGTAGGTCAGATTGCGAAGGACTATGGTATGTCGGCTCAAGCACTTAATAAATTACTGCATAAATTAAAAGTACAGTACAAACAATCTGGACAATGGTTACTTTACTCGAATTTACATGATGAAGGATATACGCATTCATCAACTACAGAAATCGAGCATAAAGACGGCAGCACGTCAGTACGTATGAATACTAAATGGACGCAAAAGGGCAGACTGTTTATTTATGACTTGCTCAAAGACAACAATATCCTGCCCACAATCGAGCGAAATTAA
- a CDS encoding tyrosine-type recombinase/integrase, which yields MPVYKDDSTNKWYFSVRYKDVYGNNKRKMKRGYNTKREAKYAEAAFLNDINEGYSDSNTFDYVFNHYLEHSDLRPKTKKRKINEYNRHFKDKFGHINMNKITQNQCQEFRKYLMDNIPSTNTARTIWSGFKVVINYAKKYFGLRTDPTISIKPIPRIKTKPKYMLREEFDERVKEVEEQDYQELFKLMFYTGLRIGEAMALVWTDYNKYKKEISIDKTMDISNRTIYPRPKTDSSEDIVPLPNFINEMLAERYQREKAANKYFDERSYFIFGGIAPKHYSHVHKKFQKAFPHYNIHTLRHSYASYLANNGVDIFVLQSLMRHAQITETMGTYSHLYTQKKHDAIAIFDE from the coding sequence ATGCCAGTATATAAAGACGATAGTACAAACAAATGGTATTTTTCCGTCAGATATAAAGATGTTTATGGTAACAATAAACGCAAAATGAAACGAGGATATAACACTAAAAGAGAAGCTAAGTATGCAGAAGCTGCTTTTTTAAACGATATAAATGAAGGTTATAGCGATTCAAATACATTTGATTATGTATTTAATCATTACTTAGAACATAGTGATCTAAGACCTAAAACTAAAAAACGCAAAATAAATGAATATAATCGGCACTTTAAAGATAAGTTCGGACATATTAATATGAATAAAATTACGCAGAATCAATGCCAAGAGTTCCGCAAATATTTAATGGATAATATCCCTTCCACTAACACAGCACGCACAATATGGTCTGGTTTCAAAGTAGTCATCAATTACGCTAAAAAATACTTTGGTTTACGTACTGACCCTACTATTTCTATCAAGCCAATTCCGCGCATAAAAACTAAACCGAAATACATGTTGAGAGAAGAATTTGATGAGCGTGTGAAAGAAGTAGAAGAACAAGATTATCAAGAATTGTTTAAGCTCATGTTCTATACTGGATTGAGAATTGGAGAAGCTATGGCTTTAGTATGGACAGATTATAATAAATATAAAAAAGAGATATCCATAGACAAAACTATGGACATCTCCAACAGAACAATATATCCACGTCCGAAAACTGACAGTTCAGAAGATATTGTTCCACTACCTAATTTTATTAATGAAATGTTAGCTGAACGTTACCAACGCGAAAAAGCAGCTAACAAGTATTTTGATGAACGCAGCTATTTCATTTTCGGTGGAATAGCACCTAAACATTATAGCCATGTTCATAAAAAATTTCAAAAGGCTTTTCCACACTATAACATACACACGCTGAGACATTCTTACGCATCTTATCTTGCAAATAACGGTGTAGATATTTTCGTTTTACAGTCACTTATGAGACACGCTCAAATCACTGAAACGATGGGCACTTACAGCCATTTATACACCCAGAAAAAGCATGATGCGATAGCCATATTTGATGAGTAA
- the sufD gene encoding Fe-S cluster assembly protein SufD, protein MTTETLNISEAELVEYSQAHNEPSCMTDLRKEALKLTETLEMPKPDKTKIDKWDFDSFKQLETTSDKYKDIKDVPDSIEKVIDVEKSENLIIQHNNTLAFSRVSESAQKDGVIIEGLADALINHGDLVQKYLMQDAVTVDEHRLTALHTALINGGVFVYVPKNVVVEHPIQYVVLHDDENASFFNHVIIATEQSAEVTYVENYLSDVSGEGNQLNIVSEVIAGANSTITYGAVDYLDKGFTGHIIRRGITEADASINWALGLMNEGDQIIDNTTNLIGDRSTSELKSVAVGTGSQKANVTSKIVQYGVETDGYILKHGVVEDSATIIFNGIGYIKHGGSKSVANQESRVLMLSEKARGDANPILLIDEDDVEAGHAASIGRVDEEQLYYLMSRGISKHEAERLVIHGFLDPVVRELPIEDVKRQLREVIELKVAK, encoded by the coding sequence ATGACGACTGAAACTTTGAACATTTCTGAAGCAGAACTTGTTGAATATTCACAAGCCCACAATGAACCTTCTTGCATGACAGATTTACGTAAAGAAGCATTGAAACTTACTGAAACTTTGGAAATGCCAAAACCAGATAAAACAAAAATCGATAAATGGGATTTCGACTCATTTAAACAATTAGAAACAACTTCTGATAAATATAAAGACATTAAAGATGTACCAGATTCAATTGAAAAAGTAATTGATGTGGAAAAATCAGAAAACTTGATTATCCAACACAACAACACATTAGCTTTTTCCCGTGTGTCTGAATCAGCACAAAAAGACGGCGTAATTATTGAAGGCTTAGCAGATGCCTTAATTAACCACGGCGACTTAGTTCAAAAATACTTGATGCAAGATGCAGTAACTGTAGACGAACATCGTTTAACTGCTTTGCACACAGCATTGATCAATGGCGGCGTATTTGTTTACGTACCTAAAAATGTTGTAGTTGAACATCCAATTCAATATGTAGTATTGCATGACGATGAAAACGCTAGTTTCTTCAACCACGTGATTATTGCTACTGAACAAAGTGCAGAAGTCACTTACGTTGAAAACTATCTTTCAGATGTCAGCGGCGAAGGTAATCAACTTAACATTGTCTCAGAAGTAATTGCAGGAGCAAATTCTACTATTACTTATGGTGCAGTTGATTACTTAGATAAAGGTTTCACAGGTCATATTATTCGTCGCGGTATTACTGAAGCAGATGCTTCAATCAACTGGGCGCTTGGCTTAATGAACGAAGGCGACCAAATTATTGATAATACTACAAACTTGATTGGCGATCGTTCTACAAGTGAATTGAAATCAGTAGCTGTAGGTACAGGAAGCCAAAAAGCAAACGTAACTTCTAAAATCGTTCAATATGGTGTTGAAACTGACGGCTACATTTTAAAACATGGTGTAGTTGAAGACAGCGCAACAATTATCTTTAATGGTATTGGATACATCAAGCATGGCGGTTCTAAATCAGTTGCAAACCAAGAATCTCGTGTCTTAATGCTTTCTGAAAAAGCACGTGGTGACGCGAATCCAATTCTTTTAATTGATGAAGATGATGTTGAAGCAGGTCACGCAGCTTCAATCGGCCGTGTTGATGAAGAACAACTTTACTACTTGATGAGTCGCGGAATTTCTAAACACGAAGCAGAACGTTTAGTTATTCATGGATTCTTAGATCCAGTAGTAAGAGAATTACCAATTGAAGATGTTAAACGTCAATTAAGAGAAGTTATTGAATTAAAAGTAGCAAAATAA
- a CDS encoding cysteine desulfurase, whose product MADTLNVNEIIEDFPILKEQVNGKRLAYLDTTATSQKPLQVIEAIDDYYKRYNSNVHRGVHTLGSLATDGYEGARETVRRFINARYFEEIIFTRGTTASINLVARSYGDANISEGDEIVVTEMEHHANIVPWQELAHRKNATLKFIPMTETGELNIEDVKATINDKTKIVAVAHVSNVLGTINDVKEIAKVAHEHGAIISVDGAQSAPHMKLDMQDLDVDFYSFSGHKMLGPTGIGVLYGKRDLLKNMEPIEYGGDMIDFVGKYDATWTDLPVKFEAGTPLIAQAIGLAEAIKYLENIGFDAIHAHEKELTEYAYEQMSQVEDLEIYGPPKDRRAGVITFNIKDIHPHDVATALDTEGVAVRAGHHCAQPLMKWLGQSSTARASFYIYNTKEDIDQLVYALKQTKEFFSYEF is encoded by the coding sequence GTGGCCGATACACTCAATGTTAATGAAATTATAGAAGATTTTCCGATTTTAAAAGAGCAAGTAAACGGCAAACGCTTGGCTTATTTAGATACAACGGCAACAAGTCAGAAGCCGCTTCAAGTCATTGAAGCAATTGACGATTATTATAAACGCTATAATTCCAATGTTCACCGTGGTGTGCACACACTCGGTTCTTTAGCAACAGACGGATACGAAGGTGCACGTGAAACAGTAAGACGTTTCATTAATGCACGTTACTTCGAAGAAATCATTTTCACACGAGGTACTACAGCTTCTATTAATTTAGTGGCACGCAGTTACGGTGATGCGAACATTTCAGAAGGCGATGAAATCGTGGTAACTGAAATGGAACATCACGCTAACATTGTACCTTGGCAAGAACTGGCACATCGTAAAAATGCGACATTAAAATTCATACCGATGACTGAAACGGGTGAATTGAATATTGAAGATGTGAAAGCGACAATTAATGATAAAACAAAAATTGTAGCGGTAGCACATGTGTCAAACGTTTTAGGAACAATCAATGATGTCAAAGAAATAGCGAAAGTTGCACATGAACATGGTGCGATTATCAGTGTAGACGGTGCACAATCTGCACCACATATGAAACTGGATATGCAAGATTTAGACGTTGACTTCTACAGCTTCAGCGGTCACAAAATGTTAGGTCCGACTGGTATTGGTGTCCTATATGGTAAACGTGATTTGTTGAAGAACATGGAGCCGATTGAATATGGTGGCGATATGATTGACTTTGTAGGCAAATACGATGCGACTTGGACAGATTTACCAGTTAAATTTGAAGCGGGTACACCGTTAATTGCACAAGCAATCGGTTTAGCAGAAGCTATCAAATATCTTGAGAATATCGGTTTTGACGCTATTCATGCGCATGAAAAAGAATTAACTGAATATGCATATGAACAAATGTCTCAAGTTGAAGACTTAGAAATTTACGGACCTCCGAAAGACAGACGTGCGGGCGTAATTACTTTCAACATTAAAGATATTCATCCGCATGATGTTGCTACAGCACTAGATACTGAAGGTGTTGCGGTACGGGCAGGCCACCACTGTGCGCAACCGCTAATGAAATGGTTGGGCCAATCTTCAACAGCGAGAGCAAGTTTCTATATCTATAATACGAAAGAAGACATTGATCAACTTGTATATGCTTTGAAACAAACGAAGGAGTTTTTCTCATATGAATTTTAA
- a CDS encoding ATPase, with protein sequence MAQVITSLILTGFLGYIPYKYLVLIGLVSEDKQTINAPILLLFSVETIIIWCTAFAVVYGNIDISNLYTSEFITLIKLSIVFTLLFILVIFIFNPLIINSIIKLVNITRMKFKLDKMSILDKRDELFNNNRKPVFIVIRDFENKILNEGELITYNSSGSDFDLLEIKPQKFKVSNLPYEDDYYTTHTIIDLKQKVKLELYLMKIS encoded by the coding sequence TTGGCTCAAGTAATTACAAGTTTGATACTTACCGGATTTTTGGGTTATATTCCTTATAAATACTTAGTTTTAATCGGTTTGGTAAGTGAAGATAAGCAAACAATTAATGCCCCAATATTATTATTATTTTCAGTTGAGACAATAATAATTTGGTGTACAGCATTTGCTGTTGTATATGGAAATATAGACATATCCAATCTATACACGTCTGAATTCATTACCCTAATAAAATTATCTATTGTTTTTACACTATTGTTTATATTAGTAATATTTATCTTTAATCCATTAATTATCAATTCTATAATCAAACTGGTTAACATCACTCGTATGAAGTTCAAACTAGACAAAATGAGTATTCTTGATAAAAGAGATGAATTATTTAATAACAATCGCAAACCGGTTTTTATAGTCATAAGAGATTTTGAAAACAAAATTCTTAATGAAGGAGAGTTAATAACTTATAATTCCTCAGGTAGTGATTTTGATTTACTAGAAATAAAACCTCAAAAATTTAAAGTTTCTAATTTGCCATATGAAGACGATTACTACACAACTCATACCATTATTGATTTAAAGCAAAAAGTGAAATTAGAGTTGTATTTAATGAAAATAAGCTAA
- a CDS encoding DUF2483 family protein: MSKETVTYLIKRKGIDDDDLYITNRPSENVPTIRYSTDKRDAKHFDGLDKTSIDMTKHVAIKKTVTETTKYEEVGLDD; the protein is encoded by the coding sequence ATGTCCAAAGAAACAGTGACTTACCTAATCAAGCGAAAAGGTATTGATGATGATGATTTATATATCACTAATAGACCTAGTGAGAATGTACCTACTATTAGATATTCAACTGACAAACGTGACGCTAAACATTTTGATGGCTTAGACAAAACTTCAATAGATATGACAAAACATGTAGCAATTAAAAAGACTGTTACAGAAACGACTAAATATGAGGAGGTAGGACTTGATGACTGA
- the sufU gene encoding Fe-S cluster assembly sulfur transfer protein SufU, producing the protein MNFNNLDQLYRSVIMDHYKNPRNKGKLDNGSLTVDMNNPTCGDRIHLTFDIEDGVIQDAKFDGEGCSISMSSASMMTEAVKGHSLKEALEMSQEFSKMMLGEDYELTEDMGDIEALHGVSQFPARIKCATLAWKALEKGTVEREGKAEPNSSEDAN; encoded by the coding sequence ATGAATTTTAATAATTTAGATCAGTTATACAGATCTGTAATTATGGACCATTATAAAAACCCTAGAAACAAAGGCAAATTGGATAACGGCTCTCTTACTGTTGATATGAACAACCCAACTTGCGGAGACCGTATTCATCTTACTTTCGATATTGAAGACGGCGTTATTCAAGATGCAAAATTTGATGGAGAAGGCTGTTCAATCTCTATGTCTAGTGCTTCTATGATGACTGAAGCTGTAAAAGGACACTCATTAAAAGAAGCGCTAGAAATGAGTCAAGAATTCTCTAAAATGATGCTCGGCGAAGATTATGAATTAACAGAAGATATGGGCGACATTGAAGCACTTCATGGTGTCTCTCAATTCCCAGCTCGTATCAAATGTGCAACACTTGCATGGAAAGCTTTAGAAAAAGGAACTGTAGAACGTGAAGGTAAAGCAGAGCCAAATTCTAGCGAAGATGCAAATTAA